ATAGGCCATATGTTAGTTACTTGTAGCTTAAGTAACTTCTATAAATACACTTTTGTGTATTACTTGTATCATATCTCTTACTTGGCCCTCTAGTATTCATTCCTCCATTATTACTTAATTCATTCCCTTCTTTAAGCACAATTGCAGGAAACATAGGTTTCATGCTCATAGGCTTGCCTTGAGTCTCTGcaatatgtgtgtgtgtgtgatgcTTCTTGTTGCGCCAACAAAATCAACTCCTCGTTCAAGTTGCGGGACTATCATTCCTTCGGTCCTTCCTTTTTCTCCAAGTCCTCCCCTCCCTCCCAACAATAGCCTAAGATCgtttaaaaattctaaatgatTTTGAATTCAATTATAATGATTAAATCATAACGGAGAATTTGGTCGTTGTATCGTTTGTATCATCCAGTTGCATCCTCctgaaagaaaaacaatgttactaaataaaaaacatCATGATAGACCGATCTAAACCGcaagtaattttatatttagatcGGTTAAAATTTTGCCTCAAAAACCAATCTaaattaagtaatttttttttgttacatatggGTTAAGTAAATTTATTGTTCTTAAAAGTGTggcaaatttttattttagtccctaaaaataaaaatagatattttCATCTTGCTTAATGAAATGCTTTGAGTGTTTGTTTGTCAAACAAAAGTACCTACAGAGTTGTAAAGagattttctaaattttttatgattattatatatGGGGTTTAGAGTgttacataaaatattgttcttattttatgattttctcTTTCCTAATATGAAAGGTTATAATTAAGATATTGAAATattgttaagaaaaataatgaatctTGTACTAAAGGTTCTGAAGAGGCAAATTAATACATTGTGGTACTTTAAAgacatataataattataagaaaaaaattgaactctTTTTACAACTCTATAAGTACTTAAAACTATTTAATTAATGTGAGAAGAACATGAGCTTTATAAATTgaaaagtgataaaataaaattctatcTAATACATGCAAAGagtgaaaaatatgaacaaaattttCAAGTTTGTTTATGTTATGCTAATCCTTCATTCCCTATTTCTTGTTTCAACACAACAACCATTTATAGGTAATAAACCAATTTTATCGTCTTTTCAAATTTCCTTCTTTACTTTGTACAAAATATTTTATCCCATTTTAATAACattgtttttttctcttattattACAGTTCTCATTCCATGTAAAACTGATCGTGATTGTCCAACATCTCCCAAGAAATTGAACATGTCACGTCCTAAAAAACTGAGGTGTCGTGATGGTTTATGTGTATGACGATAATTATAAAGCTCTATCGATTATATGATTGGCAGACccaaaagaatttaaaaaaaaaaaaatcacactactAGAATATTCCACAATTTCTTATTTAGTTATTGTGATCACCtattaaatgaattttcttttaCCTGTTTTAATTTCATATACTTTGTTAGTTTTGTACTTAAGATGATGCAAGTGAAATGACATAAACCATGAAAAATATTATctatattttcttcttctatatgttataattttgataaGTGGTATTCATTCATGCATATCCAATTTTCTTTCTAGTTAAGTTGAAAATTAGTTTTCATATTAGTTTTGAGcctataattatatatttatgtcGTAATATTGATACACgatttttgttcaaaaaaaaaaatatcgatGCACTATTTGTTTTTCTcactttcaattgatattactcgtttgttttatgtttttcaaCATCCTCAGATTCTTTGTTTCCTAATAAATGATATGGAAAATTAAAAGTCActacaaaattataataagttatgtatgaaaatttaattaagataAGTTTTTATAATTGTGTGAAGAAACCATAACGAGAATCATTTCCTACAATCTAAAGATTTTAATTTAACAGTTGAATTAGTAAAATTTTATGCTTGAAATAGTTAACAACAAATTAAACGCATGTTTGTATGAAGCTAACTTGCTTCATGAAATCACGACCAATAATATAGCTTTGGAACACgagaatgaaaaaagaaaacgCATAACCAAACATAGACTAAGACGTGTAAAATACTTTTCTCTGTGCAATTAAGATTTGTTACTATAGCTAATCTATTAGAATTTCGCCCGTTGGTTGCAATAAAGCGGAAATTGATTCTCTGCATCTGTTGATTACAATGGAACATTTTTTCTCAGTGATCACAAGACATTGAGATACAATGCATCAACTTGTAAACTATTTTCTAAATGCCTATTTTCTTTCGTTTCATTTTTCATTGTACATAAGTAACTTTTACCATCATAACTCTTGTTTAAACTATATTAGTTCGACTGTAATTGAGCATATTATCTCAATGGACACAAGCACACACTTATGAGTTATGACTCATAAGCAGATGAGCATTTTGATTATCCGACACCAGACCAGATTTCAACAATTTATAGTTGAGAGAGTGAATTCAGTTTTGGCGCAGGCTAAACCGCATTTGAGTTTGAAGGGATCGAATTTGACTTCAATACTACTTAATCTTTAGCTCTGATAAGAGGATGGGAACCATTTTGACAAGAAATAGTGTTTCGTTTCTAGAATCACCAAAAAGAAGCCATAACATGGAATATGCATTAATGCCATCAACAAGTACCTACAGTTCAAAAGAAAATCGATTAAGCATATTATTCACAGAAATATTGAAAAGTGAGAGGAAAATGAGGGTTTTAGGAAACAGCCATGGTCCTTAAATATGTTGAGCAGTTCGGTACTCAAATGTGTCTTCTGTTAGTTATTTTTTTCCTCGAATATGTTTTCTGTTTGTCAGTTTGGTCCATAAAATTACAAACTAAAAACAAACTCAAGGACAAAAtgattgtttcaaaaaaaaaaaaaaaacaaacgaACAAAATGATTGCTTACTCTATAATGACGCCGTCTCACACATTTATggacaaaaatgattttttagtCTATAATCCAAGATTCCTCGACGCAGAAGCGTGGTTTCGATAGCTAAAGTAATGCCCTCAAAATTGATTCTAAACAAAGTTCTCATTCTGTTTCGTGATTTTTCACTttaatattgtacaaaaaatcATCACTAGAATAAAACCTTACATCAAGTGTCGAGTATCATGCAATATGAATTCCGCTTCATCgtttaatttgaaaaattatttagtaCTGAAGAATAAAATAGCATACCACAAAGGTGCATAAGGCGCTGACAAATCAAGAAATGGGTAAGGCCACCTGTAAGAATGTGAATAGTCAGTCACCATTGTCAGTTAAACTATGTCCGCAAAATTTGACATGAAAATATATGGCATTTGATTACCAAATTGACACGCAAGCATGAATTATCCACTGAAAAATGACGTAAACACCTGTCCATATCACAAAGAAAGACATCCCAGACCAAGGTATTCGCTGAAACGTGTAGGTTAAACATAATTTAACATCGGATTTTTGCAATCATTCCAAATAAGAATTCTGAGAAGTTCATGAAAATATTTACCATGCAATTTAAAGCTGCATCGCTAAGGAGCAAAACTAAATTTACAGTATGCATGTTCACTGTCATCTACACAAGGAGGAGAAAATGATAAGACTAAATCATAGGACAAGTAATAGAAGAAATAAGCGGAGAAATAAAGAAGAGACTGTCATggaaataaattatattaagaccaaaataaaaaatctactttttatgttgaaaaatcttaaatttacATTGATTATCCCAAAGGCAATATATTCAATGTTACAAGTATGCAGGTCCTGACATTGATTATTGTTAAAATTCGGGCACATTTCATAACTTGTCCCCAAAAAATGGTTAAAGGTGAGGACTGCTTAAGCCCTGTAAGCACTTCAAAGACCCTATTTATAGGCGATAGGAACGAAACCCACCCCCTCAACCGGCATACTAAAGATGGTGTACCACTGCAATTAAGGCAAATGAACTATATCTCAATAACAGAGTGCAGGGTGGCCACGATGAAGGCCAATATTTCAACACTCTCCCTCAAACTTAGACTCAATGGTCCTATAGGGTGGACTATGAGAAAATCCCAACAATGAAATTATAtatgggcctaactcatcctcacaaaattggcttgtaaggtgagggttgcccaagctatataaacgctacacaggccatatctctaagcaatgtgggactaaatccaccctttcacacccaacacaaaggtgttggaggctgcaatgaaggcaacccaaatgccaCAATTAGGCGGAATTTCCAACATATATATTGATCCAAAGACGTAATTTTGATGCCAAAAGAAAACATATTAATTTGAGATTCACAGCAGATGTGCCTTTACGTAGCGTGCAAGAATACATGTATGTCAAATAAAATGCTTAACGTTAATAAACATAAAATGCTAGTATCATAAATAGTAGCACGGAACAAGAGAGTATAACTGTATAAGTATGATTTCCAGTTAAAATTGCTACTCACAAAGTTTAAATCATAATCTCTCAGGGTAAGAAATGGAAAAATCATGATCCAATATACGCAATCCGTAAGCATGACTGCTCCTGCACTAATCTGTTTACAAACACAATGAAACATATTAAAATCAAGGAAAAGTTAGGCAATATTGTAATCATTGCGAACAGATGTTAAATTCTCTAAATTATCAAAAAGGATGTGAAGTTCAGGTATTGAGTTGAACTTGATTAACATGCAAAAGTATCTGAATTTTCATCCAATTTGTGTCTTTCTATTCAATTCTTGTTGATACCTGGAATAAAATTCGAAAAATGTAACTCCAAACGGGTGCAATTTGATTGTTTTGTATGTTACTGTGAGGATCGGCAACGCATTCCGTTCTAGATACATTTGCGGCATCCTGGTGTGGGAGAGGCATATACGGACCTTGCTCTGCATCTATTCTAGCAATATTATCATTAAAGGCGGTGTCTGTTGATTTTTTATACATATAACATCCATACACTGATAACATAGATGCACACTACAAAAAGAAAGTTCAAATTGTGAGACATATGTCAAGATTTCAGAAATTAAAATTCATGTTAACCTTTTCCTGATTACTATATTTTCAAATGTAAAAATCAACACAAAGTCGCAAAATGAGATGTATGAATAGGATTAGTTCAATCAAATGATTCCATGGAAAATCAAGAGACATACCCCAAAATAAATTGTAACCAGAGTGAAGGTCCACCTGAAAGAAATCCAAAGTAACCATAACCAAAAATTCGAAACAAATGGCAAAGAAATGGAAGACATTGAAACGAGTAAGAGAAAAACTAAGAGCATCTTCAATGCTAGAACCAAAATTGAGTTCTTAACATTATTTCATTGGGACCAAAGATGCCACATGAGATTTAAGAACACTTACTTATTATTAGTCTAATGCAGGAACCATATAAGCGTTCTTAAGATACTTTATAGGGTCTCACAGTTGACCCACTTTTTGGCCTACGAACCGTCCCACTATGGGAACTCTTTGTACGTACTTTTGTGATGTCACTCAACTCCAATGCTGGGGAGAAAAAAAGGAGTGTTCTTAATTGTTCTTAAAATTTTAGAACACTTCATCGGAGTTGGTCTAAGGCTCTATTCGGTAGTTAGGCGGGGAGGGGCTACCTTATTTGAGAGTATTATAAAACACATTGAAAGGGTTTGAAGAATTTATTTAAGCCCTCAAAATCCTCCTCCAATGCATATTTTGAGTTCTACCatattaggaaacttttgtattatgaagaaaaataaactcCTCGTTCAAGTTCCGGGACTATCCTTCGTTCCTTCCTATTTCACCAAGTCCTCCCCTCCCTCCCAAACTCTCAAACATAACCTAAGACCGCTTAAAAATTCTAAATGGTTTTGAATTCAATTATGATGATTAAATCAAAACAGAGAATTTGGTTACTAGTACATCGTTAAATCATCGAGTAAGAAAACTAGGTACCAAGTCGCCAAATCTATGTAACCATAGTAAGCATGACAAGACCTGCAAGTAAATCAAGTACATAAAGATAGATGACAACAAATAGGAAATACTCACTGAGTGTAATAGTAAAATGTTCGGCCACCACTGACATGAATTTTAGCAATTAGCGATGCCAAAAGAGAAGAGAATGAAATAACTCGAAAAGCTAGCAAACAAGCAGGGTGAATGTCCTTAAGGCATGGTTTCCATGCTTCATCGCCACACAAATTCCTGTCTTGATGGTTTTCTCCTTTGTCAAATGTTAGGTTCCTTGAACTTTCACGCTTCCATATTGTTAGACACGCAAGAACCATAGGCAGCAAAACAGAAACTACACATACATAGACCCTCCAATTTAACCAATAACTGAGGGTCGTCGTATCGGTTGTATCGTCCAGTTGCATCCTCctgaaagaaaaacaatgttacTAAATGAATAAAATCATGATAGAAAACCAATGCCACTAAATTACATAAGTTCTTCCAAAATACATCTTTTGCTGCAACTGAGAAAGTGGCCACCATATAAGTGTTTACAGTACATATTCATAAATCTCCACAAATGTTAACTCAATAATCATGATTTCTATCatgtatggtttttttttaattttaagtaaACCACCAAATTAGTCTTTGACTCTGTAAAACATCTTCAAATAGATCGCTGATGTtacaaatatttcaaaaaggttCCTGATTTTGTTAAACTGTCAAATTAGTCCCTATGTTTCCACTTactatcaatttagtccttatatttttcaacttactatcaatttggtccttaactttcaacaaaaaaaattgatccttAAGTTTATCCACTTATtctcaatttagtccctaacatattttttaaaggaCCAATATGAGTAAAATTTAAGAGAGTCAGAGACCTTTTTGAAATACTCATAAAGTCACAGACCTATTTGGGAGTGTCTTTTATAGAGTCATGGACCGATTTGCTGGTTTACTCATAGTTTTTTCGGTTGATACTAGTAGGGTTTTAATTTGTAATCCACAACTGTAACTATAGTCTATGAAGCACGCATACAGACATGGATGCCAGACAATGACACGTCCACACCAAgacataataatttaagaaaatgacataattcagtgtaattataagtgttggTGTTGTGTCAGTGTCCGATACCGACGCATATCCTACACCAAAATGCACCTAATCCGAAAAAGTGTCCGTGGTTCATATACTACAACCACAATGTTGTGGTTTCTGCTAAGTTCTAGACACAAAACAGGGCAAAGCTAGCTACAGTACCACGACCAAGTGAAATAAAAAGTGATATTTgcagaattttttaaaaaccaacaaTATAACTCTTATTTCCACTAACAATATacagaatttaaaataaaaaacaacacatTGAAGCATGAGTACAAAAGGAAATAATAAAGCAAATTTGAACATAgcaaaatgtttaaaaaataagttaaagtgtataaaattaaatttattggcaTTTTGATGGAGcaaaataagtattatgaaaataaaaatgaagagaTGATTAAAGATTGGTAACATACGCGCGCAGAGGAGAAGAGAAATGTGAGCGATGAAGAAACTGGAAACAACGTGTTGCTTGGAGAAAGaatatttcttttttggtttttctgtttttaattACTTCATCTCCTTACTACAATATATGTTGCTTCGACACTTTTACACgtattaagaaaagtaattagtgttgtatggaaaaaagagattatgagttgattaATAAAATTGTCCTACATTTatgatatgaaaaaaataaattgaaaaatagaaataagatagagtaataaatagttaaaggtataataggaaaaataacattaaatatttcattggtaatataaaacgacatatattgtggtacaaatTTTTCCCCAAAGTAACATATATTGTgctacgga
This genomic interval from Trifolium pratense cultivar HEN17-A07 linkage group LG6, ARS_RC_1.1, whole genome shotgun sequence contains the following:
- the LOC123888878 gene encoding uncharacterized protein LOC123888878; amino-acid sequence: MQLDDTTDTTTLSYWLNWRVYVCVVSVLLPMVLACLTIWKRESSRNLTFDKGENHQDRNLCGDEAWKPCLKDIHPACLLAFRVISFSSLLASLIAKIHVSGGRTFYYYTQWTFTLVTIYFGCASMLSVYGCYMYKKSTDTAFNDNIARIDAEQGPYMPLPHQDAANVSRTECVADPHSNIQNNQIAPVWSYIFRILFQISAGAVMLTDCVYWIMIFPFLTLRDYDLNFMTVNMHTVNLVLLLSDAALNCMRIPWSGMSFFVIWTGVYVIFQWIIHACVSIWWPYPFLDLSAPYAPLWYLLMALMHIPCYGFFLVILETKHYFLSKWFPSSYQS